The genomic DNA tctttgtgtatCGTAAACGGTAAACTTACCAGGGACATGAAGATGAAAAGTGAAAGGAAGAACAACATCTTCGCTACAGCATCAAAGGTACCAGAAATGGAGTTCCAGGCTAGACTTGCCATGGCTGGTGCagcaaagaacaagaagaagattggcCTTAACTTGGTTGGGAAATTGTTTCCGCCTGGTAACCGTTGATAAAGAGTGACAAAGATAACCAAATAGTGAACCATTCCAAGGGAGAACATGCATAGAGCACACTCTTTCCAACCCATCTCTGCTGCTCCTCGTGCAGCCACGAGGTTTGCGATTACTGATACTTGGCTTGCAGGGTTTGCTAGCATCGACAAGAACCTTTTCTCTGTTGTGAACCACTGCCCGTAAAGCTTTGTGTCTAGTGTCAAGACCGGAACAGCAAACACCCAAAATAGTGTCTGATACAAAACGCTGTTTGGTTCCATCATCGGAGCAGACTGAAGCAAGAGAAGGCATGAAATGGATGGAGCGTAAAGATAGTTCACTCCAATATAGTGCAAGAACTCTGCTTTCACCATGTCAGGTAAGAAAATACACTTTAAGGCATACAAAAAACAGAGTGACACTTGTGTTACAAGTGCTAGGTACCACAGGAGATGGAACGCCATAGATGGGAGTTTGCTATGCATATGAGACATGCTTGGTGAATCAGGCGCGATCATTATCTTCCACAACAGAGCTTGGCTACAGAGAGAAAGACTTATTCTGAAATAGCCCGCGTGGAGACCACGCAAGATAGACATTAAGACAATGGGNNNNNNNNNNNNNNNNNNNNNNNNNNNNNNNNNNNNNNNNNNNNNNNNNNNNNNNNNNNNNNNNNNNNNNNNNNNNNNNNNNNNNNNNNNNNNNNNNNNNNNNNNNNNNNNNNNNNNNNNNNNNNNNNNNNNNNNNNNNNNNNNNNNNNNNNNNNNNNNNNNNNNNNNNNNNNNNNNNNNNNNNNNNNNNNNNNNNNNNNNNNNNNNNNNNNNNNNNNNNNNNNNNNNNNNNNNNNNNNNNNNNNNNNNNNNNNNNNNNNNNNNNNNNNNNNNNNNNNNNNNNNNNNNNNNNNNNNNNNNNNNNNNNNNNNNNNNNNNNNNNNNNNNNNNNNNNNNNNNNNNNNNNNNNNNNNNNNNNNNNNNNNNNNNNNNNNNNTATTTGATACAAAACGCTGTTTGGCTCCATCATTGGAGCTGATTGAAGCAAGAGAAGGCATGAAATGGATGGAGCGTAAAGATAGTTCACTCCAATATAGTGCAAGAACTCTGCTTTCACCATGTCAGGTAAGAAAATACACTTTAAGGCATACAAAAAACAGAGTGACACTTGTGTTACAAGTGCTAGGTACCACAGGAGATGGAACGCCATAGATGGGAGTTTGCTATGCATATGAGACATGCTTGGTGAATCAGGCGCGATCATTATCTTCCACAACAGAGCTTGGCTACAGAGAGAAAGACTTATTCTGAAATAGCCCGCGTGGAGACCACGCAAGATAGACATTAAGACAATGGGTTTAGCATCGGCAAGgtcattttttctctctttgttgctTGATATTGAGTTATcaattttgatatgaatttctTGCTTAGGAATTTCCAAGCTTTCCATTTGTGTATATCAATGAAAAAGTGGTAATGGTTTGTTTTGCTCTATGCTGTCCAAACCTTAGGATAGagtcaatatatatagacagTGAAATAAATTAAAGCTGATGGAGATTATTTAGTACAAAACACGTGGTTTAGGGGGAGTTAGTTAGTGTTGGACAAAGGTGATACCTAAATATGGTATTGAGTTATTGGAATCTCATAAGGATAGCAACTTTATTGGTAACTTTGGTAACTTGTACAGTAAGTTTCAACATGTCTTGTTTCAGCTACATGGATAAACATAAAAGTCAATCCAACTGataaatctattatatatatatatatatatatattttctgctTTACCTAACTAGTACATTATAATTAAACAGGATTATTAGGTCCTCTTATCATAGGATATTACCACTATCTCTGATGGCAGCGACCCACTAGTTCTCAAACTTTTATAACGTTAAGATGTATtcaaaattagattaaaaaaatatattgccTTAAAGGATGATTAGCTTTTTCCCACATAGCCAGATGAATTCACCACCTATTGATTAAGGTCAAGAGCCAATGTCCAACCACGTGAAATAGCTTCCACATTTCGGGAGCCATTGCTGCATTATAGAAATAGTACGTTCTTGggtaattttgaatttaaattaaaaattatataagtgCACttagtttttagtttgtttAGTTTCTGATGATTAGAAATGTATGTTATTATCAAGAATGTGAGTTCTTATCTCATATCTTTGAATAAGACTTGAGTATACTTTTTGTGGTTTAAGTGCCCATATATACGTATGTGTGTTTTAGGTGAAAATGaactttaatttaaattcaACGAAATTGCTGTTTGTCTATTGGTTTTGCCAAGTTGAAGTATGAGATCGTTTTTAATAGATTGTCTCTGTTTTATTGTCAGCAACTCACTACGACATTATAATGTGGGGTTAGTGCATGTAGACGCTTATACTAGATATGTTCTGCGTTAGTACACCccatattacaaaaaaagaaaagattatgtTAAGTATTTCTATATCGGTGATTTGTACAATAATGAAGTATAAATGGTCGGAGATCATTCGATAAATGAGTCATGTGGCATatatgttggaacttggaagtcTCACACGTAATTTGTTGATAGCAGTGGACGAAAAAGTCGACGTTGTTGGATTAAATTTCAAAACCGTTTAGCGCCAGTAACATAAATTGGAATATGAATTCTAAATCATTGAAACCTTTcgtggttgtgtttttttccaaACACAAATACATTTTTCGTTATGAACTTCCAGCGATTTGCAAATACTGTATGTGGTTTAGATTCAATTTACAGGAACATGCATGGAATCATATCATGTtgtaaaattattcaaaagaggtttttttttatcaagagtTAGAAAGAAAACATCCCCAAAGCTTCAACATTATTCTTCACAACCTTTCCATATAACAACAAATCTCTCACACGGtcacaccaaaagaaaaaaacacatcaacaaaAGACTCAACCGATGTTACATTTCTTATACAGCTTCTGCGAACCCAACTCGCTCGTTCCCAAAGTCAAAGACCGTGTGATATTTGCCCATGAACACATCTCCCAGTATCCTGCTccaaaatcaagaatcaagattagAATTATAAGGCAATAATCAtcacttatttgttttgtttaacgTGCCAAGAGGTTCACCAGAGAGGTCCACGAGGTGGGGGGATGTCAAGTGCGGTAAACCCGCTGATGCATTGTGCCACTGGTCCTTCTCCAATCTTTAGTATGTACTGTTAGTTCCCACAAACAATATCAGTCACACAATATGTTACTTAGGGCTCAAGTTTGGATCCGAATTAAATTAGCTCTCAAACAAGTACCTCTTCTGGAGCAAGGTCAAAGACTTTGCCTCCAATGGTGAATGAAACAGTCGGCATTGTAGAGAGTTTTGAGCAGTCCACTGCAGACTCTCCATTTGGATTAGGCATGCGCTCGCATATCTATGGATTTTGAGATCAGAACAAAAAACAATGTTATTGCTACAATTTCAACAAGACAATAAATTCATACTCTAGGGTAATGGATATTATCTTGTTACCTCATTAACGTAGTTCACTATCCGCTCTTGAGTCATGTTCTGCCTCAACTGGCTCTGTATCCACACAACCGCCATTTCACATGGAGGACAACCCGCACCTCGAAGACCACTAGATGATTTCATGTTTTCCTTGTCCACCACCGAATCAATCCCCATACTAAAAACACGATAGCACACCACTCAACAAGAGAAGAACGGTAAATTATCATGTCTACAGAACTTTTATTGGAAGTTTACCTGACCCCTTGGGTGCCATCGAAACCGCAAAGACCAATTTGTGAGCAAATCTTCTGTGGTTGAGTCTGAAAGGAGCAAAAGAGTTGCATATATATAACGGATGTATAATTCACCGCGCTTTGTATCACTTTTTACGGTATTCTTACCTCAGCCAAAAGTAAATCCAAAATGATTTGTCCATATTGGTCAACAACAGTCTTGCATTGCTGGCTAACAACTCCTGATGCTCCAATAGCTTTGTTTATCATGGCAATCACAGcctagaaaataaattaaaaaccaaatgtTAACCACAAGAATAAgctaaaaaaacttttgatcCTTTTTTACCGTTGGCCCCGCAAGTAAGGATGTTCCAGAATCTGCTATTGCGGAACAACCACTTCCACAGTAGCCTGGTATAAAAAAGAATCAtgttttactttcttcttcctGTTAAATACAACTTAATGCATGACAGAACAATATAAGAACTGAACGTACCGGTTGATTCACCAGCAATGAGAACCTCACCCATGTCAAACTATCACCAAAAATAATAGCTTGAAAATGAGATGTGATTACGAAACATccatacaagaaaataaataaagaacaaaCCTGCCAGTAACCCCTTTGTGTCACAGGAACATATGTATGTTCTCCTCTGAAATGGTTTGGATCAACACCTCCAAATACGATTTCACCTCCTTCTTCACTTTTTGGATCACGGTTAAGCCAAAATGAAAACACCGGCTTCTTGATAAGGCCTTGGGTAAGCATATTGTACctgtggcaaaaaaaaaaaaaaaaaaaaaattgttgtcaaCACATCAGATATTACAAAAGTGTGTTTAAGTCGGTAACCTCAATCAAGAAATGAGTCAAATTAAATGTGCACGCATACCAAACAGGAGTGGCGTTTCCAACAGAAATCTCTTGGAACCCAAGACCAAGTAGACCATCAAATTTAGCCACCACGAATGTTATACCTGGCTCACTGGTTGCCTCAATAAACTCCTGAAGAGATAGGCAATGTACATAAAGTAAAGTCAATCATATAACCATTAAAAAGTAGTGTAGAATAATTTTACCTGATCTTTGACAACCAAATCACCAACTGTGACAGCATCATAACTAAAGAAACCAGAGATCGATCCTGACCCGTAATGGATTGCGGCCCTTTTCCCTATACATTAAATTGCATCTTGAGACAAAATTCTCTTCCACATAAAGCTATAAACATATGAAACTTAATTGGTGGTGTGGCCTATTGCAATATATCCATTGGCCGTTTACTAGCTCAAGATGAACGAATCAAAAGAGATAGCGAGCGTACCATCTTTCTTATATGTGCTTGAACGCGAGGACTTGTACTTTGcatgaaagaaacaagaaatctaCGTAACAacagaaagaaaacaattaagtttcttttttttttaatctcaaaccaataattGTAAAGGTGTAAAAAGCATACCGAGAGAAAACACTTCCCTGATGGCACCCAAAGGTTAGCGCTTCCGGTATCAAAAATGACAGTAAACTTCTGCGGTGGAGTACCGATAGCAATCTCACCATAGTACTGAGCATCCAAGTAATTCTTGAGCGCTACAATGTCAGCATCTCCAGAATCACCACCAAGATTGTTGTTGTACGAACGGAAAGAAGATCTTAAGGCCTCTTCTTGACTGGAACCAAAGCGTGTTGCAAGTCGGTTGTTAGGATCCAGTTTCAGTTTTTTCAAGCCAACTCTGATTGTTCCATCATCATTGCTCTCAGAAGTGGCTGAGACAAACAACAGAAACAACACAAAGAGTGAAACAGCAACTGCTCTCGATTCTACTCCCATTTTTACCTACAAAATCAAAAGCAGTGATCAACAAGCTGAACATGCAACTCAAATTAAACTGACTACATGTGGACCTTAAATAAAATTACTGATCATGTAAAATGGAGGACGActagatattatatataaattaatctcTTGAAAAATATATCAGAAATAGTGAAACATGTCTCAA from Camelina sativa cultivar DH55 chromosome 7, Cs, whole genome shotgun sequence includes the following:
- the LOC104703829 gene encoding aspartic proteinase A2 isoform X1 is translated as MGVESRAVAVSLFVLFLLFVSATSESNDDGTIRVGLKKLKLDPNNRLATRFGSSQEEALRSSFRSYNNNLGGDSGDADIVALKNYLDAQYYGEIAIGTPPQKFTVIFDTGSANLWVPSGKCFLSISCFFHAKYKSSRSSTYKKDGKRAAIHYGSGSISGFFSYDAVTVGDLVVKDQEFIEATSEPGITFVVAKFDGLLGLGFQEISVGNATPVWYNMLTQGLIKKPVFSFWLNRDPKSEEGGEIVFGGVDPNHFRGEHTYVPVTQRGYWQFDMGEVLIAGESTGYCGSGCSAIADSGTSLLAGPTAVIAMINKAIGASGVVSQQCKTVVDQYGQIILDLLLAETQPQKICSQIGLCGFDGTQGVSMGIDSVVDKENMKSSSGLRGAGCPPCEMAVVWIQSQLRQNMTQERIVNYVNEICERMPNPNGESAVDCSKLSTMPTVSFTIGGKVFDLAPEEYILKIGEGPVAQCISGFTALDIPPPRGPLWILGDVFMGKYHTVFDFGNERVGFAEAV
- the LOC104703827 gene encoding S-type anion channel SLAH1 isoform X1 gives rise to the protein MESLEIPKQEIHIKIDNSISSNKERKNDLADAKPIVLMSILRGLHAGYFRISLSLCSQALLWKIMIAPDSPSMSHMHSKLPSMAFHLLWYLALVTQVSLCFLYALKCIFLPDMVKAEFLHYIGVNYLYAPSISCLLLLQSAPMMEPNSVLYQTLFWVFAVPVLTLDTKLYGQWFTTEKRFLSMLANPASQVSVIANLVAARGAAEMGWKECALCMFSLGMVHYLVIFVTLYQRLPGGNNFPTKLRPIFFLFFAAPAMASLAWNSISGTFDAVAKMLFFLSLFIFMSLVCRPNLFKKSMKRFNVAWWAYSFPVTFLALDTVQYAQEVKDPIGSGLMLIFSSISVLIFLCMMVLTAANSNRLLRRAPVLGSATSPKDKQKSLPINAAL
- the LOC104703827 gene encoding S-type anion channel SLAH1 isoform X2, producing MESLEIPKQEIHIKIDNSISSNKERKNDLADAKPIVLMSILRGLHAGYFRISLSLCSQALLWKIMIAMSHMHSKLPSMAFHLLWYLALVTQVSLCFLYALKCIFLPDMVKAEFLHYIGVNYLYAPSISCLLLLQSAPMMEPNSVLYQTLFWVFAVPVLTLDTKLYGQWFTTEKRFLSMLANPASQVSVIANLVAARGAAEMGWKECALCMFSLGMVHYLVIFVTLYQRLPGGNNFPTKLRPIFFLFFAAPAMASLAWNSISGTFDAVAKMLFFLSLFIFMSLVCRPNLFKKSMKRFNVAWWAYSFPVTFLALDTVQYAQEVKDPIGSGLMLIFSSISVLIFLCMMVLTAANSNRLLRRAPVLGSATSPKDKQKSLPINAAL
- the LOC104703829 gene encoding aspartic proteinase A2 isoform X2, which encodes MGVESRAVAVSLFVLFLLFVSATSESNDDGTIRVGLKKLKLDPNNRLATRFGSSQEEALRSSFRSYNNNLGGDSGDADIVALKNYLDAQYYGEIAIGTPPQKFTVIFDTGSANLWVPSGKCFLSISCFFHAKYKSSRSSTYKKDGKRAAIHYGSGSISGFFSYDAVTVGDLVVKDQEFIEATSEPGITFVVAKFDGLLGLGFQEISVGNATPVWYNMLTQGLIKKPVFSFWLNRDPKSEEGGEIVFGGVDPNHFRGEHTYVPVTQRGYWQFDMGEVLIAGESTGYCGSGCSAIADSGTSLLAGPTAVIAMINKAIGASGVVSQQCKTVVDQYGQIILDLLLAETQPQKICSQIGLCGFDGTQGVSMGIDSVVDKENMKSSSGLRGAGCPPCEMAVVWIQSQLRQNMTQERIVNYVNEICERMPNPNGESAVDCSKLSTMPTVSFTIGGKVFDLAPEEYILKIGEGPVAQCISGFTALDIPPPRGPLW
- the LOC104703829 gene encoding aspartic proteinase A2 isoform X3, encoding MGVESRAVAVSLFVLFLLFVSATSESNDDGTIRVGLKKLKLDPNNRLATRFGSSQEEALRSSFRSYNNNLGGDSGDADIVALKNYLDAQYYGEIAIGTPPQKFTVIFDTGSANLWVPSGKCFLSISCFFHAKYKSSRSSTYKKDGKRAAIHYGSGSISGFFSYDAVTVGDLVVKDQEFIEATSEPGITFVVAKFDGLLGLGFQEISVGNATPVWYNMLTQGLIKKPVFSFWLNRDPKSEEGGEIVFGGVDPNHFRGEHTYVPVTQRGYWQAVIAMINKAIGASGVVSQQCKTVVDQYGQIILDLLLAETQPQKICSQIGLCGFDGTQGVSMGIDSVVDKENMKSSSGLRGAGCPPCEMAVVWIQSQLRQNMTQERIVNYVNEICERMPNPNGESAVDCSKLSTMPTVSFTIGGKVFDLAPEEYILKIGEGPVAQCISGFTALDIPPPRGPLWILGDVFMGKYHTVFDFGNERVGFAEAV